Genomic segment of Alistipes sp. ZOR0009:
GGCAATAATTAATGCAGCCGATCCTTCTGTTAATACAGATTGGCAAGACGAAATACTTAGAAATGCTTTTGGAACCGATAATAATTTGAGCATTGCAGGTAAAAAGGGATTTTTACCATATCGTGTTTCTATTGGGTATACGAAGCAAGACGGTATTGTTAAGACAAGTCAGATGGATAGAACAACAATGGCTCTTAATCTATCTCCAACGTTTTTGAACAATACGTTAACTGTAAATCTCAATGTTAAAGGTTCGTATATTGAGAATCGGTTTAACAATGGAGGAGCAATAAACGATGCTGTTCTGTATGATCCAACTAAAAAGCCAAAATCAGCCGATCCTTTATTCGCTCCTTATGGAGGGTATTTTACTTGGTTAGATAATACAGGTAAGCCCCTTAAGTTTGCTTACAATCCCGTTTCTCAGCTGGAACAACTTTACGATAAGGGCTACGCTTGGAGATCAACAGGAAACTTACAAGTAGACTATAAAATTCCTGTAGTTGAAGGGTTAAAGGCCGTGCTTAATCTAGGTTACGACTATTCAAAAAGTAACGGCCGAAATTTTGCACCAGAAAATGCTGCTTTTGTCTACTATGAAGGAGGTCGAAACAACTTCTACAACCAGAATAAGAGAAATCAGCTACTCGATTTTTACATGAACTATGTACGTGAATTTGAATTCTTGAAAAGTAAGGTTGATGCAACGGCTGGATATTCTTGGCAGCATTTTTGGAATTCTGGAGGTAATGACCTTTCTAATATCAAAGGAACTCCAGAGAGTATAAAGCACGATAGCTATAAGAATGAAAACTTCCTAATATCTTTCTTTGGTAGAGTAACATACTCTATTTATGATAAGTATATTTTAACAGGAACACTTCGCCGTGATGGATCTTCTCGGTTTATTGGAGATAATAAGTGGGGACTATTTCCTTCTGGTGCACTTGCTTGGAAAATTGATCAAGAGGAAATTTTTAAGAATATAGATGTAATCTCCACCTTAAAGTTACGACTGGGATATGGTGTTACAGGACAGCAAGATATTCCTGGAGGGAACTATCCTGCTCTTGCTCGTTACACGTTGGGTAAACCTGCAAATTCCTATCCAATGGCTGGTACATGGTATCAAACGTTAACCCCAGCAGCTTATGATGCAAACATTAAATGGGAGGAGACGGAGTCTTATAATATCGGATTGGATTTTGGTTTCCTTAAAAATCGTATTTCAGGATCAATCGATGCTTACTATAAGTATACTTCCGATTTGATAAATGAAATCCCAATTCCAGCAGGTACCAATTTTTCTGATGTTCTTATTACCAACGTTGGAAATTTTGAAAGTAGAGGTTTGGATTTTAATCTTAATGCGCAAGTTATCAATGAGAAGGATCTTACATGGAGTTTAGGTTATGTGTTGAACTATAATAAAACGAATGTAAAGAAGCTCACACTTCTTGATGACCCAAACTATGCAGGTTTGGAAGTTGGGGGAATAGCAGGTGCTCAGGACAATAAAATTCAAATTCATGCAATTGACCATCCTTTGTACAGTTTCTACGTATTAAAGCAGGTTTATGATAAAAATGGTAAACCAATTGAAGGCTTATACGAAGATTTAAATGGTGATGGTCAGATTAATGGAGATGATCGTTACATTTATAAATCGCCAGTTGCCCCTGTTACAATGGGAATAAACTCTTCGTTAAACTACAAGAACTGGTTCTTTAATTTTTCGGGAAGACTTTCACTGGGTAACTATGTTTACAATAATGTGGCCTCAAAGTCTACGTATAGCGAAATTTTTCCCAATAATTTAGGGTTCTTGCAAAATCTGCCTACTAGTACTCTTAAAACAGGGTTCAAGACGCTTACCTCTACATTGCTAAAGTCCGATTATTTTGTTGAGAATGCTTCATTCTTTAAGATGGATTACATAACTCTAGGTTATACTTTCGATAATTTGTTTAGAAATAAAGGATCTTTAGTGGTAACAGGAACTGTTCAAAACGCTTTTGTTATATCTAACTATAACGGATTAAATCCAGAAGTATTTAGTGGGATCGACAATAGCGTATATCCAACCCCCAGAATATTTGTATTAGGTTTAACTTTTAGCTTCTAATTCTGATTGCGATGAAAAGATTAAAATTTATAATAATGATTATTGCAGTTGCAACAATTGCAGTAACGTCTTGTACAAAAGATTTGGATGTAACGCCGATCGATCCTAACGACAAGACTTCTGAATTGGTATTTTCTACTCAAGAGGGATATACTCAAAGTTTGGCAAAAATTTATGGGTTATTCAGTTTGACGGGAAATGGATTTAAAGGAGATATAAAGGGTGATGAAGGTTTTTCTGGATTTCTTAGGGTGTATTGGAACATTCAGGAACTCACATCCGATAATGCGAAGTGTGCTTGGGGCGACGCTGGTATTGATCAGCTAAACTTTGGCATGTTATCTCCCGAAAATGACTTTGTTAAGTATATGTACTATAGAGTTATGCTATCTGCAACCTATATGAACGAATTCCTAAGGCAATCGACTCAAGATAAGGTTAATGCTCGTGGATTGAGTAGTTTTTGGCCAGAAATCCAAAAGTATAGGGCTGAAGTTCGATTCTTACGCGCTTATGTTTACTGGGTTGGTCTTGACCTGTTTGCTAATATTCCGGTGATTACGGAGGCTGATGGGATTGGGGCTTTTCTTCCTAAACAAAAAACAAGAGCAGAGGTGTTTAAGTTTGTCGAAGATGAATTGCTTGCTGTTCAAACAGAAATGGTTGCTCCCAACCAAAACGTGTATCCAAGATTGGATCGTGCTGCTGCATGGGCTTTATTGGCAAAGTTGTATCTCAACGCAAAAGTTTACACTGGT
This window contains:
- a CDS encoding SusC/RagA family TonB-linked outer membrane protein, translating into MKLPISALRRVLLTMMVVSLFSAGAVFAQSIKVTGKVTDAKTGESIPGVNVLVKGTSTGMATDMDGKFSLTAPKGSVVTFSFIGYAPLEVPITSNVLNVQLSPMTEKIDEVVVIGYGSTKVKDATGSLEAVSSKSFTKGMASSPQELISGKLSGVTVTNNGGSPTASPTIRIRGGSSISASNDPLIVIDGVPIDNNGISGVGNALQSINPNDIESMTVLKDASSTAIYGARASNGVIIITTKKGRSGFNITFETKNSISSPTKTLDVLSSKELLSIAKTQFAGNSQAMAIINAADPSVNTDWQDEILRNAFGTDNNLSIAGKKGFLPYRVSIGYTKQDGIVKTSQMDRTTMALNLSPTFLNNTLTVNLNVKGSYIENRFNNGGAINDAVLYDPTKKPKSADPLFAPYGGYFTWLDNTGKPLKFAYNPVSQLEQLYDKGYAWRSTGNLQVDYKIPVVEGLKAVLNLGYDYSKSNGRNFAPENAAFVYYEGGRNNFYNQNKRNQLLDFYMNYVREFEFLKSKVDATAGYSWQHFWNSGGNDLSNIKGTPESIKHDSYKNENFLISFFGRVTYSIYDKYILTGTLRRDGSSRFIGDNKWGLFPSGALAWKIDQEEIFKNIDVISTLKLRLGYGVTGQQDIPGGNYPALARYTLGKPANSYPMAGTWYQTLTPAAYDANIKWEETESYNIGLDFGFLKNRISGSIDAYYKYTSDLINEIPIPAGTNFSDVLITNVGNFESRGLDFNLNAQVINEKDLTWSLGYVLNYNKTNVKKLTLLDDPNYAGLEVGGIAGAQDNKIQIHAIDHPLYSFYVLKQVYDKNGKPIEGLYEDLNGDGQINGDDRYIYKSPVAPVTMGINSSLNYKNWFFNFSGRLSLGNYVYNNVASKSTYSEIFPNNLGFLQNLPTSTLKTGFKTLTSTLLKSDYFVENASFFKMDYITLGYTFDNLFRNKGSLVVTGTVQNAFVISNYNGLNPEVFSGIDNSVYPTPRIFVLGLTFSF